GCGCTGCTCCCGCTCATGCAGGACGGCGGCTCGGTGGTCGGCCTGACCTTCGACGCGCAGTTCGCCTGGCCGCAGTACGACTGGATGGGCCCGGCGAAGGCCGCCCTGGAGTCCACCAACCGGTACCTGGCCCGCTACCTGGGCTCGCGCGACATCCGCTGCAACCTGGTCTCGGCCGGTCCGATCGGGTCGATGGCCGCGAAGTCCATCCCCGGCTTCCCGGACCTCGCCGCGACCTGGGACTCCCGCTCCCCGCTCAAGTGGGACCTCACCGACCCGGAGCCGGCCGGCCGCGGCGTCGTCGCGCTGCTGAGCGACTGGTTCCCGAAGACCACCGGCGAGATCGTCCACGTCGACGGCGGTCTGCACGCGATCGGCGCGTAAGCGCTCCGCTCCGAGCTGCTCCACCGACGGGCGCGGCCGTCCCCTCCGGGGGCGGCCGCGCCTTCGCTTTTCCGCCTCCAGGGGCCCGCTGAGAACGGCGGGAGGCGCCATCAGGGGCCCGGGGAACGGCGGGTCCGTGCTGCTGGCGGCCGGAGCCCATCGGCGTGTCCGTGCTGCTGCGTGTCCTGAACAGAACCCGAAGCCGATGCGCGCCACGGCAGTGCACCGCCAGCAGCCTCGGCCTCGCCGTTCCCCGAGCCCCCGGCGGGGCCTCTCGCCGTTCCCCGAGCCCCCGGTGAGGCTCTCCCGAGCCCCTGGTTTCTGCCCCGCTAGGGGTTCTTCCGGCAGAAGCCGATGGCGCGGCCCGCCTCCTCGGCGGCC
The window above is part of the Kitasatospora sp. NA04385 genome. Proteins encoded here:
- the fabI gene encoding enoyl-ACP reductase FabI, whose amino-acid sequence is MTGILEGKRILITGVLMESSIAFHTAKLAQEQGAEIILTAFPRPSLTERIAKKLPRPVKVLELDVSNAEQLAGIADQVREHLPTLDGIVHSIGFAPQDALGGNFLDTPWESVATAMHVSAYSFKSLTTALLPLMQDGGSVVGLTFDAQFAWPQYDWMGPAKAALESTNRYLARYLGSRDIRCNLVSAGPIGSMAAKSIPGFPDLAATWDSRSPLKWDLTDPEPAGRGVVALLSDWFPKTTGEIVHVDGGLHAIGA